One region of Glycine max cultivar Williams 82 chromosome 9, Glycine_max_v4.0, whole genome shotgun sequence genomic DNA includes:
- the LOC100779846 gene encoding aspartic proteinase 36 isoform X1 — MDLRERLVRLVVSLFVVVQLCCHANANMVFPVVRKFKGPAENLAAIKAHDAGRRGRFLSVVDLALGGNGRPTSTGLYYTKIGLGPNDYYVQVDTGSDTLWVNCVGCTTCPKKSGLGMELTLYDPNSSKTSKVVPCDDEFCTSTYDGPISGCKKDMSCPYSITYGDGSTTSGSYIKDDLTFDRVVGDLRTVPDNTSVIFGCGSKQSGTLSSTTDTSLDGIIGFGQANSSVLSQLAAAGKVKRVFSHCLDTVNGGGIFAIGEVVQPKVKTTPLVPRMAHYNVVLKDIEVAGDPIQLPTDIFDSTSGRGTIIDSGTTLAYLPVSIYDQLLEKTLAQRSGMELYLVEDQFTCFHYSDEKSLDDAFPTVKFTFEEGLTLTAYPHDYLFPFKVKKADSSQITGTKKEDMWCIGWQKSTAQTKDGKDLILLGDLVLTNKLFIYDLDNMSIGWTDYNCSSSIKLKDNKTGTVYTRGAQDLSSASTVLIGKILTFFVLLITMLST, encoded by the exons ATGGATCTCAGAGAAAGATTGGTACGTCTTGTTGTGAGCTTGTTCGTTGTTGTGCAACTTTGTTGCCACGCCAATGCGAATATGGTGTTCCCCGTTGTGCGCAAATTCAAAGGTCCCGCTGAAAACCTCGCTGCTATCAAAGCTCATGATGCTGGTCGCCGAGGTAGATTTCTCTCGGTCGTTGATCTCGCTCTCGGTGGCAATGGCCGTCCTACTTCAACTGG GCTGTATTATACCAAAATTGGGCTTGGCCCAAATGACTACTATGTGCAAGTTGATACAGGAAGTGACACTCTGTGGGTGAATTGTGTTGGCTGCACAACATGTCCCAAGAAAAGTGGTCTTGGG ATGGAGTTGACCCTCTATGACCCTAACTCATCAAAAACTTCAAAGGTGGTTCCTTGTGACGATGAATTTTGCACTTCCACATATGATGGTCCAATTTCTGGATGCAAAAAAGACATGTCCTGCCCGTACAGCATAACTTATGGAGATGGAAGTACGACCTCTGGGTCCTATATTAAGGATGATCTTACATTTGACCGAGTTGTTGGTGATCTCCGTACTGTACCTGATAATACCAGTGTGATTTTTGG GTGTGGTTCTAAACAATCTGGGACATTGAGTTCAACCACTGATACATCCCTTGATGGAATAATTGGTTTTGGACAAGCAAATTCTTCTGTGCTTTCCCAGCTTGCTGCAGCTGGAAAGGTGAAAAGGGTATTTTCGCACTGCCTTGACACCGTTAATGGAGGAGGAATATTTGCCATAGGGGAAGTGGTGCAGCCAAAAGTTAAGACAACTCCATTGGTACCAAGAAT GGCACACTACAATGTGGTTTTGAAGGACATAGAGGTTGCTGGGGACCCTATACAGCTCCCCACGGATATATTTGATTCTACAAGTGGGAGGGGAACAATAATAGATAGTGGTACAACCTTGGCTTATCTTCCAGTCTCAATTTATGACCAGCTATTGGAGAAG ACTTTGGCTCAGAGGAGTGGAATGGAATTATATCTTGTTGAGGATCAGTTTACTTGTTTCCATTATTCCGATGAAAAAAG TCTTGATGATGCATTTCCAACTGTCAAGTTTACCTTTGAGGAGGGGCTTACTCTGACAGCTTATCCTCACGATTACCTATTCCCGTTTAAA GTAAAAAAGGCTGACAGCAGTCAAATCACAGGCACAAAAAAG GAAGACATGTGGTGTATTGGCTGGCAAAAAAGTACGGCACAAACTAAGGATGGAAAGGACCTAATTCTTCTCGGAG ATTTGGTGCTGACAAACAAATTATTCATATATGATCTTGACAATATGAGCATTGGATGGACTGATTACAATT GCTCTTCCAGCATCAAACTGAAGGATAACAAGACTGGAACTGTATATACAAGGGGTGCACAGGATCTTTCTTCAGCTTCTACTGTGCTAATTGGAAAAATATTAACGTTCTTTGTGTTGCTTATTACCATGCTAAGCACTTAA
- the LOC100778787 gene encoding uncharacterized protein, translating into MGGKSGVVWILLALIAAAWCLLTPARANSTTIYEELRAQGLPVGLLPKGIAKYSMNATSGEFEVWMKEACNAKFENEVHYDSNIKGVLGYGRIGELSGVSAQELFLWFPVKGIRVDVPTSGLIHFDVGVADKQFSLSLFEDPPDCNPQAQVNVGGEGEQRAVW; encoded by the exons ATGGGTGGTAAATCTGGCGTGGTTTGGATTTTGCTGGCGTTGATCGCCGCCGCTTGGTGTCTGTTAACTCCAGCGAGGGCGAATTCGACGACAATATATGAGGAGCTCCGGGCGCAGGGTCTTCCGGTGGGGCTTCTTCCAAAGGGAATAGCGAAGTACTCGATGAACGCGACGAGCGGGGAGTTCGAGGTGTGGATGAAGGAAGCGTGCAACGCGAAGTTCGAGAACGAGGTGCACTACGACTCCAATATAAAGGGTGTTCTTGGCTACGGTCGGATCGGGGAATTATCCGGTGTGTCGGCGCAGGAGCTCTTCCTGTGGTTCCCCGTTAAGGGTATTAGGGTTGATGTTCCCACGTCGGGGCTCATTCATTTCGATGTTGGTGTTGCGGATAAGCAGTTCTCTCTTTCGCTCTTTGAAGATCCTCCTGATTGTAACCCCCAGGCCCAG GTTAATGTTGGTGGTGAAGGTGAGCAAAGGGCTGTTTGGTAG
- the LOC100779846 gene encoding aspartic proteinase 36 isoform X2, translating to MDLRERLVRLVVSLFVVVQLCCHANANMVFPVVRKFKGPAENLAAIKAHDAGRRGRFLSVVDLALGGNGRPTSTGLYYTKIGLGPNDYYVQVDTGSDTLWVNCVGCTTCPKKSGLGMELTLYDPNSSKTSKVVPCDDEFCTSTYDGPISGCKKDMSCPYSITYGDGSTTSGSYIKDDLTFDRVVGDLRTVPDNTSVIFGCGSKQSGTLSSTTDTSLDGIIGFGQANSSVLSQLAAAGKVKRVFSHCLDTVNGGGIFAIGEVVQPKVKTTPLVPRMAHYNVVLKDIEVAGDPIQLPTDIFDSTSGRGTIIDSGTTLAYLPVSIYDQLLEKTLAQRSGMELYLVEDQFTCFHYSDEKSLDDAFPTVKFTFEEGLTLTAYPHDYLFPFKEDMWCIGWQKSTAQTKDGKDLILLGDLVLTNKLFIYDLDNMSIGWTDYNCSSSIKLKDNKTGTVYTRGAQDLSSASTVLIGKILTFFVLLITMLST from the exons ATGGATCTCAGAGAAAGATTGGTACGTCTTGTTGTGAGCTTGTTCGTTGTTGTGCAACTTTGTTGCCACGCCAATGCGAATATGGTGTTCCCCGTTGTGCGCAAATTCAAAGGTCCCGCTGAAAACCTCGCTGCTATCAAAGCTCATGATGCTGGTCGCCGAGGTAGATTTCTCTCGGTCGTTGATCTCGCTCTCGGTGGCAATGGCCGTCCTACTTCAACTGG GCTGTATTATACCAAAATTGGGCTTGGCCCAAATGACTACTATGTGCAAGTTGATACAGGAAGTGACACTCTGTGGGTGAATTGTGTTGGCTGCACAACATGTCCCAAGAAAAGTGGTCTTGGG ATGGAGTTGACCCTCTATGACCCTAACTCATCAAAAACTTCAAAGGTGGTTCCTTGTGACGATGAATTTTGCACTTCCACATATGATGGTCCAATTTCTGGATGCAAAAAAGACATGTCCTGCCCGTACAGCATAACTTATGGAGATGGAAGTACGACCTCTGGGTCCTATATTAAGGATGATCTTACATTTGACCGAGTTGTTGGTGATCTCCGTACTGTACCTGATAATACCAGTGTGATTTTTGG GTGTGGTTCTAAACAATCTGGGACATTGAGTTCAACCACTGATACATCCCTTGATGGAATAATTGGTTTTGGACAAGCAAATTCTTCTGTGCTTTCCCAGCTTGCTGCAGCTGGAAAGGTGAAAAGGGTATTTTCGCACTGCCTTGACACCGTTAATGGAGGAGGAATATTTGCCATAGGGGAAGTGGTGCAGCCAAAAGTTAAGACAACTCCATTGGTACCAAGAAT GGCACACTACAATGTGGTTTTGAAGGACATAGAGGTTGCTGGGGACCCTATACAGCTCCCCACGGATATATTTGATTCTACAAGTGGGAGGGGAACAATAATAGATAGTGGTACAACCTTGGCTTATCTTCCAGTCTCAATTTATGACCAGCTATTGGAGAAG ACTTTGGCTCAGAGGAGTGGAATGGAATTATATCTTGTTGAGGATCAGTTTACTTGTTTCCATTATTCCGATGAAAAAAG TCTTGATGATGCATTTCCAACTGTCAAGTTTACCTTTGAGGAGGGGCTTACTCTGACAGCTTATCCTCACGATTACCTATTCCCGTTTAAA GAAGACATGTGGTGTATTGGCTGGCAAAAAAGTACGGCACAAACTAAGGATGGAAAGGACCTAATTCTTCTCGGAG ATTTGGTGCTGACAAACAAATTATTCATATATGATCTTGACAATATGAGCATTGGATGGACTGATTACAATT GCTCTTCCAGCATCAAACTGAAGGATAACAAGACTGGAACTGTATATACAAGGGGTGCACAGGATCTTTCTTCAGCTTCTACTGTGCTAATTGGAAAAATATTAACGTTCTTTGTGTTGCTTATTACCATGCTAAGCACTTAA
- the LOC100780920 gene encoding uncharacterized protein LOC100780920 precursor: protein MTLTAAFSCSLAAASLSAAAGFRRNKCFPSKFFHSSSTCMPSSLHDHHYHSFLLRVANDADRSEMSSDTATEASYSEADKMVDGMDFGELCNEFECISSPLVESTARQLARDILELREENRALGIFAVSVSYKDPIRSFTGREKYKRRLWATSALDNPSVTVQEMVMLSTSVLSIRWTIRGKPKSVLGGDLILRVTSKFTLNQISGQVIEHEEFWDLSASSASAQAFFWTSRALFAAVESVKDLGDNAKNLSSKISTKKENLEMYPDPSGDPTKFFQRDDSFQQDVYQIALLLAVIYLVVQFLRTTL, encoded by the exons ATGACTTTGACAGCCGCGTTTTCTTGTTCTCTCGCCGCTGCTTCTCTCTCCGCCGCCGCCGGTTTCCGCCGGAATAAATGCTTCCCCTCCAAGTTTTTTCATTCCTCTTCCACGTGCATGCCCTCTTCCTTGCATGATCACCACTACCACTCTTTCTTATTGCGAG TTGCCAATGATGCTGATAGGAGTGAAATGTCATCTGATACCGCAACCGAGGCATCGTATTCAGAAGCTGATAAGATGGTTGATGGTATGGACTTTGGTGAGCTTTGCAATGAGTTTGAGTGCATCAGCAGTCCCTTGGTTGAATCCACTGCAAGACAACTTGCACGCGATATACTTGAGCTAAGGGAGGAAAATCGAGCACTTGGAATCTTTGCTGTTTCCGTCTCATACAAG GATCCTATTAGGAGTTTTACCGGTCGTGAAAAGTATAAAAGACGACTATGGGCAACCAGTGCACTAGACAACCCATCTGTG ACTGTGCAGGAAATGGTGATGCTGTCAACCAGTGTTTTAAGTATCAGGTGGACAATAAGAGGGAAACCAAAATCTGTGTTAGGAGGAGATCTGATACTCAGAGTTACTTCCAAATTTACTCTTAACCAAATTAGTGGCCAAGTCATTGAGCATGAAGAATTCTGGGACTTATCAGCTTCATCTGCTAGTGCTCAGGCATTTTTCTGGACATCACGTGCTCTCTTTGCTGCTGTTGAATCTGTCAAAGATTTGGGTGACAATGCTAAGAATTTGAGTAgtaaaatttcaaccaaaaaaGAGAACTTGGAGATGTATCCAGATCCTTCAGGCGATCCAACCAAG TTCTTCCAGAGGGACGACAGTTTTCAGCAGGATGTATACCAGATTGCACTACTCCTGGCAGTAATTTATTTGGTGGTACAATTCCTAAGGACAACTTTGTAA
- the LOC100779846 gene encoding aspartic proteinase 36 isoform X3, which yields MDLRERLVRLVVSLFVVVQLCCHANANMVFPVVRKFKGPAENLAAIKAHDAGRRGRFLSVVDLALGGNGRPTSTGLYYTKIGLGPNDYYVQVDTGSDTLWVNCVGCTTCPKKSGLGMELTLYDPNSSKTSKVVPCDDEFCTSTYDGPISGCKKDMSCPYSITYGDGSTTSGSYIKDDLTFDRVVGDLRTVPDNTSVIFGCGSKQSGTLSSTTDTSLDGIIGFGQANSSVLSQLAAAGKVKRVFSHCLDTVNGGGIFAIGEVVQPKVKTTPLVPRMAHYNVVLKDIEVAGDPIQLPTDIFDSTSGRGTIIDSGTTLAYLPVSIYDQLLEKTLAQRSGMELYLVEDQFTCFHYSDEKSLDDAFPTVKFTFEEGLTLTAYPHDYLFPFKVKKADSSQITGTKKTCGVLAGKKVRHKLRMERT from the exons ATGGATCTCAGAGAAAGATTGGTACGTCTTGTTGTGAGCTTGTTCGTTGTTGTGCAACTTTGTTGCCACGCCAATGCGAATATGGTGTTCCCCGTTGTGCGCAAATTCAAAGGTCCCGCTGAAAACCTCGCTGCTATCAAAGCTCATGATGCTGGTCGCCGAGGTAGATTTCTCTCGGTCGTTGATCTCGCTCTCGGTGGCAATGGCCGTCCTACTTCAACTGG GCTGTATTATACCAAAATTGGGCTTGGCCCAAATGACTACTATGTGCAAGTTGATACAGGAAGTGACACTCTGTGGGTGAATTGTGTTGGCTGCACAACATGTCCCAAGAAAAGTGGTCTTGGG ATGGAGTTGACCCTCTATGACCCTAACTCATCAAAAACTTCAAAGGTGGTTCCTTGTGACGATGAATTTTGCACTTCCACATATGATGGTCCAATTTCTGGATGCAAAAAAGACATGTCCTGCCCGTACAGCATAACTTATGGAGATGGAAGTACGACCTCTGGGTCCTATATTAAGGATGATCTTACATTTGACCGAGTTGTTGGTGATCTCCGTACTGTACCTGATAATACCAGTGTGATTTTTGG GTGTGGTTCTAAACAATCTGGGACATTGAGTTCAACCACTGATACATCCCTTGATGGAATAATTGGTTTTGGACAAGCAAATTCTTCTGTGCTTTCCCAGCTTGCTGCAGCTGGAAAGGTGAAAAGGGTATTTTCGCACTGCCTTGACACCGTTAATGGAGGAGGAATATTTGCCATAGGGGAAGTGGTGCAGCCAAAAGTTAAGACAACTCCATTGGTACCAAGAAT GGCACACTACAATGTGGTTTTGAAGGACATAGAGGTTGCTGGGGACCCTATACAGCTCCCCACGGATATATTTGATTCTACAAGTGGGAGGGGAACAATAATAGATAGTGGTACAACCTTGGCTTATCTTCCAGTCTCAATTTATGACCAGCTATTGGAGAAG ACTTTGGCTCAGAGGAGTGGAATGGAATTATATCTTGTTGAGGATCAGTTTACTTGTTTCCATTATTCCGATGAAAAAAG TCTTGATGATGCATTTCCAACTGTCAAGTTTACCTTTGAGGAGGGGCTTACTCTGACAGCTTATCCTCACGATTACCTATTCCCGTTTAAA GTAAAAAAGGCTGACAGCAGTCAAATCACAGGCACAAAAAAG ACATGTGGTGTATTGGCTGGCAAAAAAGTACGGCACAAACTAAGGATGGAAAGGACCTAA
- the LOC100779312 gene encoding glutamine--fructose-6-phosphate aminotransferase [isomerizing] 2 — MCGIFAYLNYDVNRDRRYILQVLFNGLSRLEYRGYDSAGIAIDDSNFSPLVFRQEGNIESLVKSVYQEVGETELNLGECFGTHAGIAHTRWATHGEPAPRNSHPQTSGPGNEFLVVHNGVITNYEVLKETLLRHGFTFESETDTEVIPKLAKFVYDKANEAAGGQVVTFSQVVLEVMRHLEGAYALIFKSLHYPNELIACKRGSPLLLGVKELTENKENSSAFEDNKFLSKDGKPRELFLSSDANAVVEHTKKVLVIEDGEVVHLKDGGVSILKYENDMGEHGASLSRAFSVRRALSVLEMEVEQINKGNYEHYMQKEIHEQPESLTTTMRGRLIHRGSNKSKSVLLGGLKDHLKTIRRSRRILFIGCGTSYNAALAARPILEELSGVPVTMEIASDLLDREGPIYREDTAVFVSQSGETADTLLALQYALDNGALCVGITNTVGSAIARNTHCGVHINAGAEIGVASTKAYTSQIVVMVMLALAIGGDTISNQARREAIIDGLFDLPNKVREVLKLDQEMKDLAKQLIAEQSLLVFGRGYNYATALEGALKVKEVALMHSEGMLAGEMKHGPLALVDENLPIAVVATRDACFSKQQSVIQQLNARRGRLIVMCSKGDAASVCPNESCRVIEVPQVEDCLQPVINVVPLQLLAYHLTVLRGHNVDQPRNLAKSVTTQ, encoded by the exons atgtgtgGAATATTTGCGTATCTGAATTACGACGTGAACAGAGACAGACGATACATCTTGCAGGTTCTCTTCAATGGCCTCAGCAGATTGGAGTACCGTGGATACGATTCCGCAGGCATCGCGATCGACGATTCCAATTTCTCTCCCCTTGTTTTCCGTCAAGAAGGAAACATTGAATCGCTCGTCAAATCGGTTTATCAAG AAGTGGGAGAAACTGAACTGAACTTGGGGGAATGCTTCGGCACTCACGCGGGAATCGCGCACACTCGCTGGGCGACTCACGGAGAGCCTGCGCCTCGGAACAGTCATCCTCAGACCTCTGGTCCTGGTAACGAGTTCTTGGTTGTTCACAATGGAGTCATCACTAATTACGAG GTTTTGAAGGAAACGCTGCTCCGACATGGCTTCACCTTTGAATCTGAAACTGACACTGAGGTCATTCCCAAGCTTGCAAAGTTTGTTTATGACAAGGCGAATGAAGCAGccg GTGGTCAGGTTGTTACCTTCAGCCAAGTTGTTCTTGAAGTTATGAGGCATCTTGAAGGAGCTTATgcccttattttcaaaagtcTACATTATCctaatgaattgattgcctgCAAGCGTGGTAGCCCACTGCTGCTAGGTGTTAAA GAATTgacagaaaataaagaaaatagttCAGCATTTGAGGATAACAAATTCCTATCAAAAGATGGAAAGCCTAGAGAATTGTTTTTGTCCAGTGATGCCAATGCTGTGGTTGAGCATACAAAGAAAGTGCTAGTTATTGAGGATGGTGAAGTAGTTCATCTCAAG GATGGTGGGGTTTCTATTTTGAAATATGAGAATGACATGGGAGAACATGGCGCTTCTCTTTCCAGAGCTTTCTCAGTGCGACGTGCATTATCTGTTCTAGAGATGGAGGTTGAGCAAATAAATAAAGGTAATTATGAGCATTATATGCAAAAGGAAATTCATGAGCAGCCAGAGTCTCTAACAACCACAATGAGGGGGAGGCTTATACATCGAGGATCTAACAAATCCAAGTCTGTTCTGTTGGGTGGGCTGAAGGATCACCTCAAAACAATTAGGCGAAGTAGAAGGATACTTTTCATTGGTTGTGGTACAAGTTATAATGCTGCTTTGGCAGCTAGACCCATCTTGGAAGAACTTTCTG gtGTTCCTGTTACTATGGAAATTGCTAGTGATCTATTGGATCGGGAGGGACCAATATACCGGGAGGATACTGCCGTTTTTGTTAGTCAATCTGGTGAAACTGCAGACACTTTACTTGCACTGCAATATGCTTTAGACAATGGTGCATTGTGTGTTGGGATAACAAACACTGTTGGTAGTGCAATAGCAAGGAATACACATTGTGGTGTTCATATAAATGCTGGTGCTGAGATTGGTGTGGCAAGTACCAAG GCATATACAAGTCAAATAGTAGTGATGGTCATGTTAGCTCTTGCAATAGGAGGCGATACAATTTCAAATCAAGCCAGAAGAGAAGCTATCATAGATGGTCTTTTTGACCTGCCAA ATAAAGTCAGAGAGGTGCTGAAGCTTGATCAGGAGATGAAGGATCTAGCCAAGCAGTTGATTGCTGAGCAGTCTCTTCTTGTCTTTGGGAGAGGATACAACTATGCAACTGCTCTCGAGGGAGCTTTGAAAGTAAAGGAAGTGGCACTAATGCATAGTGAAGGGATGCTTGCTGGTGAAATGAAGCATGGTCCTTTGGCATTAGTGGATGAAAATCTCCCAATTGCTGTTGTAGCTACCCGTGATGCCTGCTTCAG CAAACAGCAGTCTGTTATTCAGCAACTTAATGCCCGCAGAGGTCGTCTGATAGTTATGTGTTCAAAAGGGGATGCTGCCTCTGTATGCCCTAATGAATCTTGTAGGGTAATTGAAGTCCCACAAGTTGAGGACTGTCTTCAACCTGTAATTAATGTAGTTCCATTACAG TTATTGGCATATCATCTCACTGTTCTCAGGGGACATAACGTGGACCAGCCTCGTAATCTTGCCAAGAGTGTCACAACGCAATAG
- the LOC100499776 gene encoding Thioredoxin F-type, chloroplastic-like (The RefSeq protein has 4 substitutions compared to this genomic sequence) — translation MALNLCISPNCKWVSSPASLDSASSLRSSLGSCFGNINIASVSLSTSRSLSLRRSGSVSVRSSLETAGPTVTVGQVTEVNKDTFWPIVKAAGDKTVVLDMYTQWCGPCKVMAPKFQELSEKYLDVVFLKHDCNQENRPLAKELGIKAVPTFKILKDNKVVKEVTGAKYDDLVDAIDKVRSS, via the exons ATGGCTCTGAATCTTTGTATCTCACCTAACTGTAAATGGGTTTCATCTCCTGCTTCCTTAGATAGTGCATCTTCTTTGAGATCTTCACTTGGTTCTTGTTTTGGTAACATAAACATTGCTAGTGTGAGTTTAAGCACTAGTAGAAGTTTGAGTTTGAGGAGGAGTGGGAGTGTTAGTGTAAGATCTAGTTTGGAAACTACGGGGCCCACAGTTACAGTGGGACAGGTCACTGAGGTTAACAAGGATACCTTCTGGCCGATCGTTAAGGCTGCCGGGGATAAAACCGTTGTCCTTGACATGTACACACAATG gtgtGGCCCTTGCAAAGTGATGGCTCCAAAGTTTCAAGAATTATCTGAAAAGTATCTGGATGTTGTCTTTCTAAAGCTTGATTGCAACCAAGAGAACAGG CCCTTGGCAAAAGAGCTGGGAATTAACGTGGTTCCCACTTTTAAAATTCTGAAGGACAACAAGGTTGTAAAAGAAGTTACTGGAGCTAAATACGATGATTTGGTTGATGCCATTGACAAAGTTCGATCtagctaa
- the LOC100779846 gene encoding aspartic proteinase 36 isoform X4, with protein sequence MDLRERLVRLVVSLFVVVQLCCHANANMVFPVVRKFKGPAENLAAIKAHDAGRRGRFLSVVDLALGGNGRPTSTGLYYTKIGLGPNDYYVQVDTGSDTLWVNCVGCTTCPKKSGLGMELTLYDPNSSKTSKVVPCDDEFCTSTYDGPISGCKKDMSCPYSITYGDGSTTSGSYIKDDLTFDRVVGDLRTVPDNTSVIFGCGSKQSGTLSSTTDTSLDGIIGFGQANSSVLSQLAAAGKVKRVFSHCLDTVNGGGIFAIGEVVQPKVKTTPLVPRMAHYNVVLKDIEVAGDPIQLPTDIFDSTSGRGTIIDSGTTLAYLPVSIYDQLLEKTLAQRSGMELYLVEDQFTCFHYSDEKSLDDAFPTVKFTFEEGLTLTAYPHDYLFPFKTCGVLAGKKVRHKLRMERT encoded by the exons ATGGATCTCAGAGAAAGATTGGTACGTCTTGTTGTGAGCTTGTTCGTTGTTGTGCAACTTTGTTGCCACGCCAATGCGAATATGGTGTTCCCCGTTGTGCGCAAATTCAAAGGTCCCGCTGAAAACCTCGCTGCTATCAAAGCTCATGATGCTGGTCGCCGAGGTAGATTTCTCTCGGTCGTTGATCTCGCTCTCGGTGGCAATGGCCGTCCTACTTCAACTGG GCTGTATTATACCAAAATTGGGCTTGGCCCAAATGACTACTATGTGCAAGTTGATACAGGAAGTGACACTCTGTGGGTGAATTGTGTTGGCTGCACAACATGTCCCAAGAAAAGTGGTCTTGGG ATGGAGTTGACCCTCTATGACCCTAACTCATCAAAAACTTCAAAGGTGGTTCCTTGTGACGATGAATTTTGCACTTCCACATATGATGGTCCAATTTCTGGATGCAAAAAAGACATGTCCTGCCCGTACAGCATAACTTATGGAGATGGAAGTACGACCTCTGGGTCCTATATTAAGGATGATCTTACATTTGACCGAGTTGTTGGTGATCTCCGTACTGTACCTGATAATACCAGTGTGATTTTTGG GTGTGGTTCTAAACAATCTGGGACATTGAGTTCAACCACTGATACATCCCTTGATGGAATAATTGGTTTTGGACAAGCAAATTCTTCTGTGCTTTCCCAGCTTGCTGCAGCTGGAAAGGTGAAAAGGGTATTTTCGCACTGCCTTGACACCGTTAATGGAGGAGGAATATTTGCCATAGGGGAAGTGGTGCAGCCAAAAGTTAAGACAACTCCATTGGTACCAAGAAT GGCACACTACAATGTGGTTTTGAAGGACATAGAGGTTGCTGGGGACCCTATACAGCTCCCCACGGATATATTTGATTCTACAAGTGGGAGGGGAACAATAATAGATAGTGGTACAACCTTGGCTTATCTTCCAGTCTCAATTTATGACCAGCTATTGGAGAAG ACTTTGGCTCAGAGGAGTGGAATGGAATTATATCTTGTTGAGGATCAGTTTACTTGTTTCCATTATTCCGATGAAAAAAG TCTTGATGATGCATTTCCAACTGTCAAGTTTACCTTTGAGGAGGGGCTTACTCTGACAGCTTATCCTCACGATTACCTATTCCCGTTTAAA ACATGTGGTGTATTGGCTGGCAAAAAAGTACGGCACAAACTAAGGATGGAAAGGACCTAA